One stretch of Miscanthus floridulus cultivar M001 chromosome 18, ASM1932011v1, whole genome shotgun sequence DNA includes these proteins:
- the LOC136521622 gene encoding GDSL esterase/lipase At1g28600-like has product MASSLSQRGGRRLLFPMVAVVVAVAVLVRAAPAFACYTRVFSFGDSLADTGNYRFVYGNDSSHALRFPYGETFFHRATGRFSDGRVVLDFIADALGLPFVPPYLSGRCAEDFFHGANFAVGGATALGPDFFLDRGIDLGDVVHLDMEMKWFRDMLNLLCPGDLAAGCSDMMNQSLFIVGEIGGNDYNTPLFGRIPLETVVTFAPSVIAKISSAITELIGLGAKTLVVPGNFPIGCLPKYLLAFQGDKEEDYEPKTGCIKRLNEFARYHNKLLIEELEKLRKLHPSVTIIYADYYGAAMDIFVSPQEHGIKYPFVVCCGGEGRYGVSQGVTCGRGKYKLCHNPETYGSWDGLHPPETVYRAIATSLLRGSHTQPPLATIASSCIKLSELSLSSDEYKSLSGDVNVQLHAIS; this is encoded by the exons ATGGCTTCCTCTCTTTcacagagaggaggaagacgtcTCCTGTTCCcaatggtggcggtggtggtggcggtggctgtGCTAGTTAGGGCGGCGCCGGCGTTCGCGTGCTACACGCGCGTGTTCAGCTTTGGCGACTCGTTGGCGGACAcgggcaactaccgcttcgtctACGGCAACGACTCCAGTCACGCGCTGCGGTTCCCCTACGGCGAGACCTTCTTCCACCGCGCCACCGGCCGCTTTAGCGATGGCCGCGTCGTCCTCGATTTCATCG CTGATGCGTTGGGGCTTCCGTTCGTGCCGCCTTACCTGAGCGGGCGGTGCGCCGAGGACTTCTTTCATGGGGCCAACTTCGCGGTGGGCGGCGCCACGGCGCTCGGCCCAGACTTCTTCCTGGACAGGGGTATCGACTTGGGCGACGTGGTGCACCTCGACATGGAGATGAAGTGGTTCCGGGACATGCTCAACCTCCTCTGCCCCGGTGACCTCGCAGCAG GCTGCTCGGACATGATGAACCAATCCCTTTTCATAGTTGGAGAAATTGGAGGCAATGACTACAACACCCCTCTTTTCGGAAGAATTCCTCTTGAGACTGTTGTCACTTTCGCTCCGTCTGTTATCGCCAAAATCTCTTCAGCTATCACA GAGTTGATCGGGCTAGGAGCCAAGACTCTAGTTGTTCCAGGGAATTTCCCTATTGGGTGCCTCCCAAAGTATCTGTTGGCATTCCAGGGAGACAAGGAAGAAGATTACGAGCCAAAGACAGGTTGCATTAAACGGCTGAATGAGTTTGCACGGTACCACAACAAGCTTCTCATCGAGGAATTGGAGAAGTTGCGTAAGCTCCATCCCAGCGTGACCATCATCTATGCTGATTACTACGGAGCCGCTATGGACATTTTTGTTTCCCCGCAAGAACATG GAATCAAATATCCCTTTGTGGTTTGCTGTGGCGGAGAAGGACGCTATGGTGTATCCCAAGGTGTAACATGTGGACGCGGAAAATACAAATTATGTCATAACCCAGAAACGTATGGATCGTGGGATGGCCTGCATCCTCCAGAAACTGTATACAGGGCGATTGCGACGAGCCTTCTACGAGGCTCTCACACACAGCCACCGCTTGCTACCATCGCCAGTTCATGCATAAAGCTTAGTGAACTCAGCTTATCTAGTGATGAATACAAGTCCCTTTCAGGCGATGTCAATGTACAACTACATGCCATTAGTTAA